Proteins encoded in a region of the Streptomyces sp. NBC_00258 genome:
- a CDS encoding SGNH/GDSL hydrolase family protein, with amino-acid sequence MLRFMPVGDSMTIGSAGEHTWRYRMWQHLRATYGGPFKIVGPRETLYDKATETADSYEYADRDFPLAHLAGWGEGWHHLTPLIADAVRKSRADVLLVSLGLIDLGFYTNAAQTAENARAFIAEARSANPRVAMVLLPVIPNTRAETDAPFAREVGLFNELLAKTVADLDEPASPLLLASVPPSYDITHDTYDGTHPNASGEHKLAAAFAEAMHQAWDVGGPYEAERA; translated from the coding sequence ATGCTCAGGTTCATGCCCGTCGGCGATTCCATGACCATCGGAAGCGCGGGTGAACACACCTGGCGTTACCGGATGTGGCAGCACCTGCGCGCGACGTACGGCGGCCCCTTCAAGATCGTCGGCCCGCGCGAGACGCTCTACGACAAGGCCACGGAGACCGCCGACTCGTACGAGTACGCCGACCGGGACTTTCCACTCGCCCATCTGGCGGGGTGGGGCGAGGGCTGGCACCACCTGACCCCGCTGATCGCGGACGCGGTCCGCAAGTCACGCGCGGACGTGCTCCTCGTCTCCCTCGGCCTGATCGACCTGGGCTTCTACACGAACGCGGCCCAGACGGCGGAGAACGCCCGCGCCTTCATCGCCGAGGCCCGCTCGGCGAACCCCCGCGTGGCGATGGTCCTCCTCCCGGTGATCCCGAACACGAGGGCGGAGACGGACGCGCCCTTCGCCCGCGAGGTCGGCCTCTTCAACGAGCTCCTCGCGAAGACGGTCGCGGACCTGGACGAGCCCGCGTCCCCCCTCCTCCTGGCCTCGGTCCCGCCCTCGTACGACATCACCCACGACACGTACGACGGCACCCACCCCAACGCCTCCGGCGAACACAAACTGGCGGCGGCCTTCGCCGAGGCGATGCATCAGGCGTGGGATGTGGGCGGTCCGTACGAGGCTGAAAGGGCCTGA
- a CDS encoding MarR family transcriptional regulator, whose product MTTQQLTPYPRQQLAAQPIGYWTGAAYREVVGRIRKELATESLTQPHWWILNHVAASPARWTRSELAAKLTRYDDQGTDFTEVFDDLANRGWTTEDATDTATLTLTEAGEAGRVRAKERNLRAHEQTHAGITEEEYVAALDVLRRVIANLGGDSDLPE is encoded by the coding sequence ATGACCACACAGCAGCTCACCCCGTACCCCCGTCAGCAGCTCGCCGCCCAGCCCATCGGCTACTGGACGGGCGCCGCCTACCGCGAGGTGGTGGGCCGGATCCGCAAGGAGCTGGCGACGGAGTCGCTCACCCAGCCCCACTGGTGGATCCTCAACCACGTCGCCGCGTCCCCGGCCCGCTGGACCCGCTCCGAACTCGCCGCCAAGCTCACCCGCTACGACGACCAGGGCACCGACTTCACCGAGGTCTTCGACGACCTGGCGAACCGCGGCTGGACGACGGAGGACGCCACAGACACCGCCACCCTCACTCTCACCGAGGCGGGAGAAGCCGGCCGCGTCCGCGCCAAGGAGCGCAACCTCCGGGCCCACGAGCAGACGCACGCCGGGATCACCGAGGAGGAGTACGTGGCCGCGCTCGACGTCCTGCGCCGGGTGATAGCGAATCTGGGCGGGGACAGCGACCTGCCGGAATGA